From the genome of Streptococcus lutetiensis, one region includes:
- a CDS encoding efflux RND transporter periplasmic adaptor subunit has translation MSRRSKSSMSKKTKITIGAAVAIFVVAGGGLMMWQQSKSSVKSEVSYNTVNVTEGTISSSTLLTGKVKASQEQYVYFDSSKGTSARPTVAVGDQITTGQQLVQYDSTAAQAAYDTAVRGLNKVGRQIDYLKKYGNLPTTSTSTDEETGEETTVTSQPTAQQTAEYNQQLQDLNDSYADAQAEVNKAQQVLNETIITSDVSGTVVEVNNDIDPSSKNSQTLVHVATEGQLQVKGTLTEYDLANIKTGQNVKIKSKVYPDQEWTGTISYISNYPNQTADAATSESSNSSNSSASYDYKIDLTGDTTNLQQGFTVSVEVVNENKNKLVPVDAVSTEGDKKFVWIYDKDSKKVSKVEVALGNADASQQEILSGVEVGQSVISNPDKALKNGKKVEHVTKEDATAKEE, from the coding sequence ATGTCTAGAAGAAGCAAGTCAAGTATGTCAAAAAAGACTAAGATTACAATTGGAGCAGCAGTAGCAATTTTTGTGGTTGCTGGTGGGGGTTTGATGATGTGGCAACAGTCCAAATCATCAGTAAAAAGTGAAGTATCTTACAACACTGTCAATGTAACAGAAGGTACAATTTCATCATCTACTTTACTAACTGGGAAAGTGAAAGCTTCTCAGGAGCAATATGTGTATTTTGATAGTAGCAAAGGTACTTCAGCTAGACCAACTGTAGCCGTCGGAGACCAAATCACAACAGGTCAACAACTTGTTCAATATGACTCAACTGCGGCACAAGCAGCTTACGATACAGCTGTTCGTGGACTTAATAAAGTTGGACGCCAAATTGACTATTTGAAAAAATACGGTAATCTGCCAACAACATCAACTAGTACTGATGAAGAAACTGGTGAGGAAACAACAGTTACTTCTCAGCCAACAGCTCAACAAACTGCTGAGTACAATCAGCAATTACAAGATTTGAATGATTCCTATGCGGATGCTCAAGCTGAGGTAAATAAAGCTCAACAAGTACTAAATGAAACAATTATTACAAGTGATGTTTCTGGTACAGTTGTTGAAGTTAATAATGATATTGACCCATCATCTAAAAATAGTCAAACGCTTGTTCACGTGGCAACAGAAGGTCAACTTCAGGTAAAAGGAACATTGACAGAATACGATTTGGCAAACATTAAGACTGGTCAAAACGTTAAGATTAAGTCAAAAGTTTATCCTGATCAAGAATGGACTGGTACAATTTCATACATTTCAAATTACCCAAATCAAACTGCTGATGCAGCAACTTCTGAATCAAGCAATTCATCAAATAGTTCAGCTTCATATGATTACAAAATTGATTTGACAGGTGACACCACTAACCTCCAACAAGGATTTACAGTTTCAGTAGAAGTTGTTAATGAAAACAAAAATAAACTTGTCCCAGTTGACGCTGTCTCTACTGAGGGAGATAAAAAGTTTGTCTGGATTTATGACAAAGATTCTAAAAAAGTAAGCAAAGTAGAAGTAGCTCTTGGAAATGCTGATGCTTCACAACAAGAAATTTTAAGTGGAGTAGAAGTAGGTCAATCTGTTATTTCAAATCCTGATAAAGCTCTAAAAAATGGTAAAAAAGTTGAACATGTAACTAAAGAAGATGCCACTGCTAAAGAAGAATAA
- the carB gene encoding carbamoyl-phosphate synthase large subunit translates to MPKRTDIKKIMVIGSGPIIIGQAAEFDYAGTQACLALKEEGYSVVLVNSNPATIMTDKEIADKVYIEPLTTEFVTRILRKERPDALLPTLGGQTGLNMAMELSKAGILDELGIELLGTKLSAIDQAEDRDQFKQLMEDLNQPIPESEIVNTVDEAVAFADSIGYPVIVRPAFTLGGTGGGMCDNEDELREIAENGLKLSPVTQCLIERSIAGFKEIEYEVMRDAADNALVVCNMENFDPVGIHTGDSIVFAPTQTLSDIENQMLRDASLSIIRALKIEGGCNVQLALDPNSFKYYVIEVNPRVSRSSALASKATGYPIAKLAAKIAVGLTLDEMVNPVTGTTYAMFEPALDYVVAKIPRFPFDKFENGERRLGTQMKATGEVMAIGRNIEESLLKACRSLEIGVHHNEMPELTNVTDDELVNKIVRAQDNRLFYLSEAIRRGYTIEELSKLTKIDLFFLDKLLHIFELEQELASHVGDVDVLKEAKRNGFADLKIAELWNMTAEEVHTIRTENKIIPVYKMVDTCAAEFESATPYFYSTYEWENESIKSDKESIIVLGSGPIRIGQGVEFDYATVHSVKAIQAAGYEAIIMNSNPETVSTDFSISDKLYFEPLTFEDVMNVIELEQPKGVIVQFGGQTAINLAEPLSKAGVKILGTQVADLDRAEDRNLFEQALKELDIPQPPGQTATNEEEAVEAAHKIGFPVLVRPSYVLGGRAMEIVENEDDLRSYMRTAVKASPDHPVLVDSYIVGRECEVDAISDGKDVLIPGIMEHIERAGVHSGDSMAVYPPQTLSKKVQETIADYTKRLAIGLNCYGMMNIQFVIKDETVYVIEVNPRASRTVPFLSKVTNIPMAQVATKLILGQSLADLGYEDGLYPESDYVHVKAPVFSFTKLAKVDSLLGPEMKSTGEVMGSDLTLEKALYKAFEASYLHLPSFGNVVFTVSDDTKEEALGLAKRFANIGYSIFATHGTAKFFAEHGLDSTIIDKIGQDDDNDIPALVRTGKVQAIVNTVGTKRTLDEDGAIIRSSAIEHGVPLFTALDTVDAMIRVLESRGFTTQAI, encoded by the coding sequence ATGCCAAAACGTACAGATATTAAAAAAATTATGGTGATTGGTTCTGGTCCGATTATTATCGGTCAGGCTGCTGAATTTGACTACGCAGGAACACAAGCTTGTCTTGCTTTGAAAGAAGAAGGATACAGCGTTGTTCTTGTTAACTCAAATCCTGCAACAATCATGACAGATAAAGAAATCGCTGATAAAGTTTACATTGAGCCTTTGACAACAGAATTTGTAACTAGAATTCTTCGTAAAGAACGTCCAGATGCACTTCTTCCAACATTAGGTGGACAAACTGGCCTTAACATGGCAATGGAATTGTCAAAAGCAGGAATTCTTGACGAACTTGGAATTGAATTGCTAGGTACAAAATTATCAGCTATCGACCAAGCTGAAGACCGCGATCAATTTAAACAATTGATGGAAGATTTGAACCAACCTATTCCTGAATCTGAAATTGTAAATACTGTTGATGAAGCAGTTGCTTTTGCTGACTCAATTGGTTATCCAGTTATTGTTCGTCCAGCCTTTACTCTTGGTGGTACTGGTGGTGGTATGTGTGACAATGAAGATGAACTCCGTGAAATCGCTGAAAACGGTTTGAAATTGTCACCAGTTACACAATGTTTGATTGAACGTTCAATTGCAGGTTTTAAAGAAATTGAATACGAAGTGATGCGTGATGCTGCAGACAACGCTTTGGTTGTTTGTAACATGGAAAACTTTGACCCTGTTGGTATTCACACAGGTGACTCAATTGTTTTTGCGCCAACGCAAACTCTTTCAGATATTGAAAATCAAATGTTGCGTGATGCAAGTTTGAGTATTATCCGCGCTCTTAAAATTGAAGGTGGATGTAACGTTCAACTTGCCCTTGATCCAAATAGCTTTAAATACTATGTTATCGAAGTAAATCCACGTGTGTCACGTTCATCAGCTCTTGCTTCAAAAGCTACTGGTTACCCAATCGCAAAATTAGCTGCTAAGATTGCTGTTGGTTTAACGCTTGATGAAATGGTAAACCCAGTTACAGGTACGACATACGCTATGTTTGAACCAGCTCTTGACTATGTGGTTGCTAAGATTCCTCGTTTCCCATTTGATAAGTTTGAAAATGGTGAACGTCGTCTAGGAACACAAATGAAAGCAACAGGTGAAGTTATGGCTATTGGTCGTAATATTGAGGAATCACTTCTTAAAGCTTGTCGCTCGCTTGAAATTGGTGTTCATCATAATGAAATGCCAGAGCTCACAAATGTTACTGATGATGAATTAGTTAATAAGATTGTTCGTGCTCAAGACAATCGTCTCTTCTACCTTTCTGAAGCAATTCGCCGTGGCTACACTATTGAAGAATTATCAAAACTAACAAAAATTGATCTCTTCTTCCTTGATAAATTGCTCCACATCTTTGAACTTGAACAAGAATTGGCGAGTCATGTCGGAGATGTTGACGTTCTTAAAGAAGCAAAACGTAATGGATTTGCAGACCTTAAGATTGCAGAACTCTGGAACATGACAGCAGAAGAAGTTCATACCATTCGTACAGAAAATAAAATTATTCCAGTTTATAAAATGGTTGATACATGCGCTGCTGAGTTCGAATCAGCAACACCATACTTCTATTCAACATATGAATGGGAAAATGAATCAATCAAATCAGATAAAGAATCAATTATCGTACTTGGTTCTGGACCAATCCGAATTGGTCAAGGTGTCGAATTTGACTACGCAACAGTTCACTCTGTTAAAGCAATTCAAGCTGCAGGATATGAAGCTATTATCATGAACTCAAATCCAGAAACAGTATCAACTGACTTCTCAATCTCTGATAAGCTTTACTTTGAACCACTAACATTTGAAGATGTTATGAATGTTATCGAACTTGAACAACCAAAAGGTGTTATTGTTCAATTCGGTGGACAAACAGCTATCAACTTGGCTGAGCCACTTTCTAAAGCTGGTGTCAAAATTCTTGGTACTCAGGTTGCTGATCTTGACCGTGCTGAAGACCGTAACCTCTTTGAACAAGCTTTGAAAGAATTGGATATTCCTCAACCACCTGGACAAACAGCTACTAACGAAGAAGAAGCAGTTGAAGCTGCTCACAAGATTGGTTTCCCAGTTTTGGTTCGTCCATCTTACGTTCTCGGTGGACGTGCCATGGAAATTGTAGAAAACGAGGATGACCTTCGTTCTTACATGCGCACAGCTGTTAAAGCAAGTCCAGACCATCCGGTTCTTGTCGACTCATATATCGTTGGTCGTGAGTGTGAAGTGGATGCCATTTCAGACGGTAAAGATGTGCTTATTCCAGGTATTATGGAGCATATCGAACGTGCTGGTGTTCACTCAGGTGACTCAATGGCAGTTTACCCACCACAGACACTTTCTAAGAAAGTACAAGAAACAATTGCTGACTACACAAAACGTTTGGCAATTGGTTTGAACTGCTACGGTATGATGAATATTCAATTTGTCATCAAAGATGAAACAGTTTATGTTATCGAAGTTAACCCTCGTGCTAGTCGTACGGTTCCATTCTTATCAAAAGTGACTAACATTCCAATGGCACAAGTCGCAACTAAACTGATTCTTGGACAAAGCCTTGCTGATCTTGGTTACGAAGATGGACTTTACCCAGAATCTGATTACGTGCATGTCAAAGCGCCAGTCTTCTCATTCACAAAACTTGCTAAGGTTGACAGCCTTCTAGGTCCTGAAATGAAATCAACTGGTGAAGTTATGGGTTCTGATTTGACTCTTGAAAAAGCACTTTACAAAGCTTTTGAAGCTTCATATCTTCACTTGCCATCATTTGGTAATGTTGTCTTCACAGTATCTGATGATACAAAAGAAGAAGCTCTTGGCTTGGCAAAACGATTTGCTAATATTGGCTACAGTATTTTTGCAACACACGGAACAGCTAAGTTCTTTGCTGAACATGGTCTTGATTCAACAATCATTGATAAGATTGGTCAGGATGATGACAATGACATTCCTGCACTTGTTCGTACAGGTAAAGTACAAGCTATTGTAAATACTGTCGGTACAAAACGTACACTTGACGAAGATGGCGCGATTATTCGTAGCTCTGCTATTGAACACGGTGTTCCTCTCTTTACCGCGCTTGATACAGTAGATGCTATGATTCGTGTCCTTGAAAGCCGAGGATTTACAACACAAGCCATCTAA
- a CDS encoding carbamoyl phosphate synthase small subunit produces the protein MAKRLLILEDGTIFEGKAFGADLDVTGEIVFNTGMTGYQESITDQSYNGQILTFTYPLVGNYGINRDDYESITPTCKGVVVSENARRANNWRNQMTLDEFLKAKNIPGISGIDTRALTKIIRKHGTMKATLANAGDTIEHLQDQLRATVLPTNNIEQVSTKTAYPAPGVGKNIVLVDFGLKHSILREFSKRKCNVTVVPYNISAEEILHLNPDGMMLSNGPGNPEDIPEVLDMIRGVQGKIPIFGICMGHQLFSLANGAKTYKMKFGHRGFNHAVREIATGRIDFTSQNHGYAVDRDTLPDCLMVTHEEINDKSVEGVRHRDFPAFSVQFHPDAAPGPHDASYLFDDFIELIDAFQAEKANR, from the coding sequence ATGGCAAAAAGACTTTTAATTTTAGAAGATGGAACAATTTTTGAAGGGAAGGCTTTTGGAGCTGACCTTGATGTAACTGGTGAGATTGTTTTTAACACTGGTATGACAGGTTACCAAGAATCAATTACAGACCAATCTTACAACGGTCAAATTTTGACTTTTACTTACCCACTTGTTGGTAACTATGGGATTAACCGTGATGACTATGAATCAATTACACCAACTTGTAAAGGTGTTGTCGTATCTGAAAACGCCCGTCGTGCCAATAACTGGCGTAATCAAATGACTTTGGATGAGTTCTTGAAGGCTAAAAATATTCCAGGAATCTCAGGAATTGATACTCGGGCCCTTACAAAAATCATTCGTAAGCATGGTACAATGAAAGCGACTCTTGCAAATGCTGGTGATACGATTGAGCATTTACAAGATCAATTGCGAGCTACAGTGCTGCCAACCAATAACATAGAACAAGTGTCAACTAAAACGGCTTACCCAGCACCAGGTGTTGGTAAAAATATCGTCTTGGTTGATTTTGGATTGAAACATTCTATCCTACGTGAATTTTCAAAACGTAAATGTAATGTAACAGTTGTTCCTTATAACATTTCAGCTGAAGAAATTCTTCACCTTAATCCAGATGGTATGATGCTATCAAATGGTCCTGGTAACCCAGAAGATATTCCTGAAGTTCTAGATATGATTCGTGGCGTACAAGGAAAAATCCCGATTTTTGGTATCTGTATGGGACACCAATTATTTAGCCTTGCTAATGGTGCTAAAACCTATAAAATGAAATTCGGTCACCGTGGATTTAATCATGCCGTTCGCGAAATTGCAACAGGTCGTATTGATTTTACAAGTCAAAACCACGGTTATGCAGTTGATCGCGACACTCTTCCAGATTGCCTTATGGTAACTCACGAAGAAATCAATGATAAATCTGTAGAAGGTGTTCGTCACCGTGATTTTCCAGCTTTCTCAGTTCAATTCCACCCAGACGCTGCGCCTGGGCCACATGATGCAAGTTATCTCTTTGATGATTTCATCGAATTGATTGATGCATTCCAAGCTGAAAAAGCAAATCGTTAA
- a CDS encoding aspartate carbamoyltransferase catalytic subunit, with amino-acid sequence MAITDGVVSLKHLVTMETLSNEEVLGLIKRGIAFKNNEADFSLDRQYFAANLFFEPSTRTHKSFEVAERKLGLDVIEFDAKTSSVNKGETLYDTILTMSSLGIDICVIRHSMEDYYKELIDSRTIQTAIVNGGDGSGQHPSQCLLDLMTIYEEFGSFENIKVAIVGDITHSRVAKSNMQILKRLGAELYFAGPEQWYSSEFDVYGKYVAIDEIVDQVDVMMMLRVQHERHDSERGFSKETYHKTYGLTYDRYDKMKPSAIIMHPAPVNRDVEIADRLVEASKSRIARQMQNGVFVRMAILEAVLNGKA; translated from the coding sequence ATGGCAATTACAGATGGCGTTGTTTCACTAAAGCATTTGGTAACAATGGAAACTTTATCAAATGAAGAAGTGCTAGGCTTGATTAAACGCGGAATTGCGTTTAAGAACAATGAAGCTGACTTTAGTTTGGATAGACAATATTTTGCAGCTAATCTATTCTTTGAACCATCAACACGTACACACAAATCTTTCGAAGTCGCAGAAAGAAAACTTGGTTTAGATGTTATTGAATTTGATGCTAAAACAAGTTCAGTCAACAAAGGGGAAACTTTGTATGACACGATTTTGACAATGAGTTCTCTTGGAATTGATATTTGTGTGATTCGCCACTCAATGGAAGATTACTACAAAGAATTAATTGATAGCAGAACAATTCAAACAGCAATCGTTAATGGTGGAGATGGTTCTGGTCAACACCCAAGTCAGTGTTTGCTGGACTTGATGACGATTTATGAAGAGTTTGGTAGTTTTGAAAATATAAAAGTGGCTATTGTTGGTGACATTACGCATTCACGTGTTGCAAAATCTAACATGCAAATCCTAAAACGTTTAGGAGCAGAGTTGTATTTTGCAGGTCCAGAACAATGGTATTCAAGTGAATTTGATGTGTATGGAAAATACGTGGCTATCGATGAGATTGTTGATCAAGTTGATGTCATGATGATGTTGCGAGTCCAACACGAACGTCATGATAGTGAACGTGGTTTTTCAAAAGAAACTTATCACAAGACATACGGCCTTACATATGACCGATATGATAAAATGAAGCCTTCTGCCATCATCATGCACCCAGCACCAGTTAATCGCGATGTTGAAATTGCTGATCGCTTGGTAGAAGCATCAAAATCAAGAATTGCTCGACAAATGCAAAATGGTGTGTTTGTCCGCATGGCAATTCTAGAAGCTGTACTTAACGGTAAAGCTTAA
- a CDS encoding solute carrier family 23 protein, with protein MPKPGMLFGLSFQHLFAMFGSTVLVPILVGIDPAIALFSSGLGTLAHLTVTKYKIPAYMGSSFAYIATMQMLMKTDGIAAVAQGAIAGGLVYLIVALIVKFAGNAWIDKVLPPIVVGPIIIVIGLSLATTAVNDVMLKDGQYNFTYLLVGMVTLLAVILFNMYGKKIVGVIPILLGLIVGYIFALVVGAVTGQSIVDLSGVAKSAWFQVPSFDILFVDYHFKLYPSAILTMAPIAFVTMTEHFGHVMVLNSLTGRDFFKDPGLDRTLTGDGLAQIIAGFFGAPPVTSYGENIGVMALNKIYSVYVIAGAAVIAIVMSFIGKISALLSSIPTPVIGGISIALFGVIASSGLKILVENKIDFDNKKNLLIASVILVSGIGGLTLQVAGLQITGVAFSTLLGIILYQILPEKD; from the coding sequence ATGCCAAAACCAGGAATGCTGTTTGGATTATCATTTCAACATTTGTTTGCAATGTTTGGCTCAACAGTTTTGGTACCAATCTTAGTTGGTATTGATCCAGCGATTGCTCTATTTTCAAGTGGTTTAGGTACTTTAGCACATTTGACAGTAACCAAATATAAAATCCCAGCTTACATGGGTTCAAGTTTTGCTTACATTGCAACTATGCAAATGTTAATGAAGACTGACGGGATTGCAGCAGTAGCGCAGGGGGCTATCGCAGGTGGTTTGGTTTACTTAATCGTTGCCTTAATTGTAAAATTCGCTGGAAACGCATGGATTGATAAAGTCCTTCCACCAATCGTGGTTGGTCCAATCATCATCGTTATCGGTCTTAGTCTTGCAACAACAGCTGTTAACGATGTGATGCTGAAAGACGGCCAATATAATTTTACTTACCTTTTAGTTGGGATGGTAACTCTTCTTGCGGTTATTCTCTTTAACATGTACGGTAAAAAGATTGTCGGTGTTATTCCAATCTTGCTTGGATTGATTGTTGGTTACATTTTTGCATTGGTAGTTGGTGCGGTGACTGGTCAAAGTATTGTTGATTTGTCAGGTGTGGCAAAATCAGCTTGGTTCCAAGTTCCAAGTTTTGATATTCTCTTTGTTGATTATCATTTCAAACTTTACCCAAGTGCTATTTTGACAATGGCTCCAATCGCTTTTGTAACAATGACTGAACACTTTGGTCACGTAATGGTTCTTAACAGCTTAACAGGACGCGATTTCTTTAAAGATCCGGGTCTTGACCGTACGCTTACAGGTGATGGTTTAGCACAAATCATTGCAGGTTTCTTCGGTGCCCCACCGGTAACATCATATGGTGAAAATATTGGTGTTATGGCCCTTAACAAAATCTACTCAGTATATGTTATTGCTGGAGCAGCAGTAATTGCTATAGTGATGAGCTTTATCGGAAAAATCTCAGCTCTTCTTTCATCAATTCCAACACCAGTTATCGGTGGTATTTCAATTGCCCTCTTTGGCGTTATCGCATCAAGTGGTCTTAAAATTTTAGTTGAAAATAAAATTGATTTCGATAATAAGAAAAATCTTTTGATTGCAAGTGTTATCTTAGTGTCTGGTATCGGTGGTTTGACATTACAAGTTGCTGGTTTGCAAATTACAGGTGTTGCTTTCTCAACACTTCTAGGTATTATCTTGTATCAAATTCTTCCAGAAAAGGACTAA
- the pyrR gene encoding bifunctional pyr operon transcriptional regulator/uracil phosphoribosyltransferase PyrR — MKTKEIVDDVTMKRAITRITYEIIERNKNLDNIVLAGIKTRGVFIARRIQDRLKQLEGIDIPLGELDTKPFRDDMKVEEDTTDMPVDITGKDVILVDDVLYTGRTIRAAIDNLVSLGRPARVSLAVLVDRGHRELPIRADYVGKNIPTSAIEEIIVEVIEVDGKDRVSIVDPS, encoded by the coding sequence ATGAAAACAAAAGAAATTGTTGATGACGTAACAATGAAACGTGCAATTACACGTATCACTTATGAGATTATTGAGCGAAATAAAAATCTTGACAACATTGTCCTTGCAGGGATTAAGACACGTGGTGTCTTCATTGCTCGTCGTATTCAAGATCGCTTGAAACAATTGGAAGGTATTGATATTCCGCTTGGTGAACTTGATACAAAACCTTTCCGTGATGATATGAAAGTCGAAGAAGATACAACAGATATGCCAGTTGATATTACTGGTAAAGATGTTATCTTGGTTGACGATGTGCTTTATACAGGACGTACAATTCGTGCGGCTATTGATAACTTAGTAAGTCTTGGTCGTCCAGCTCGTGTTAGCCTTGCTGTTCTTGTTGACCGTGGACACCGTGAACTCCCAATTCGTGCTGATTATGTTGGTAAAAACATTCCAACAAGTGCTATCGAGGAAATCATTGTTGAAGTGATCGAAGTAGATGGCAAAGATCGCGTTAGCATTGTAGATCCAAGCTAA
- a CDS encoding RluA family pseudouridine synthase, with product MELIIKEAGARLDKALADLTDLSRSQANDEIKKGTVLVNGKAVKAKYAVKVGDVVTYEVPEEEVLEYTAENIPLDIVYEDEDVAVVYKPQGMVVHPSVGHTSGTLVNALMYHIKDLSSINGVIRPGIVHRIDKDTSGLLMIAKNDTAHNALAAELKDKKSLRKYVAIVHGNIPNDRGVIEAPIGRSDKDRKKQAVTAKGKPAVTHFKVLERFGNYTLVELTLETGRTHQIRVHMAYIGHPVAGDPLYGPRKTLKGNGQFLHAQTLGFTHPKTGETMTFTAEVPAIFKETLEKLRSGKA from the coding sequence ATGGAATTAATCATTAAAGAAGCTGGCGCTCGTTTAGATAAGGCGTTAGCAGACTTAACAGATTTGTCACGTAGCCAAGCTAATGATGAAATTAAAAAAGGTACTGTTTTGGTAAATGGCAAAGCTGTTAAAGCAAAATATGCTGTCAAAGTTGGTGACGTTGTAACTTATGAAGTGCCTGAAGAAGAGGTATTAGAATACACAGCAGAAAATATTCCACTTGATATCGTCTATGAAGATGAAGACGTTGCAGTGGTTTACAAACCGCAAGGTATGGTTGTTCATCCATCTGTCGGTCACACATCAGGTACTTTGGTTAATGCTTTGATGTATCATATTAAAGATTTGTCTTCTATCAACGGTGTGATTCGACCAGGGATTGTTCACCGAATCGATAAAGACACATCAGGGCTTTTGATGATTGCCAAAAATGATACTGCCCACAATGCACTTGCTGCTGAGTTGAAGGATAAAAAATCCCTTCGTAAGTATGTGGCCATTGTACATGGTAATATTCCGAATGACCGCGGTGTCATTGAAGCACCAATTGGACGTTCTGATAAGGATCGTAAAAAACAAGCTGTCACTGCTAAAGGAAAACCAGCTGTGACGCATTTCAAAGTTTTGGAACGTTTTGGAAACTATACTTTGGTTGAATTGACACTTGAAACAGGTCGAACTCACCAAATCCGTGTGCACATGGCTTATATTGGACACCCAGTTGCAGGAGACCCATTATACGGACCACGTAAGACATTGAAAGGTAATGGTCAATTCTTGCATGCTCAAACACTTGGCTTTACACATCCAAAAACAGGTGAAACAATGACTTTCACAGCTGAAGTGCCAGCAATTTTTAAAGAAACACTTGAAAAATTGCGAAGCGGAAAAGCTTAA
- the lspA gene encoding signal peptidase II, protein MKNYRKLYGPLAAVILILLDQLSKQWIVNHIPLNAIRKCVPGIFSLTYLRNYGAAFSILQNQQWFFTVITLAVVGAACYYFIKNINGNFWFLFGLLLIISGGIGNFIDRLRLGYVVDMVHLDFMNFAIFNVADSYLTVGVVILFIALWKEEENGINH, encoded by the coding sequence ATGAAAAACTATAGAAAACTTTATGGTCCATTAGCTGCTGTGATTTTGATTTTGTTGGATCAATTAAGCAAGCAATGGATTGTCAATCATATTCCTTTAAATGCTATTCGCAAATGTGTGCCAGGTATTTTTAGCTTAACTTATTTACGTAATTATGGCGCAGCTTTCTCTATTTTGCAGAATCAGCAGTGGTTCTTTACGGTGATTACACTTGCTGTTGTCGGAGCAGCTTGCTATTATTTTATTAAAAATATCAATGGCAATTTTTGGTTCTTGTTTGGACTATTGTTGATTATTTCAGGAGGTATCGGTAATTTTATCGACCGTTTGCGACTTGGTTACGTTGTTGATATGGTTCATTTGGATTTTATGAATTTTGCTATTTTTAATGTGGCGGATTCGTATTTAACAGTTGGGGTAGTGATTTTATTTATCGCCCTATGGAAAGAGGAGGAAAATGGAATTAATCATTAA
- a CDS encoding LysR family transcriptional regulator produces the protein MNIQQLRYVVAIANSGTFREAASKLFVSQPSLSVAIKDLEGELGFQIFTRTTTGAVLTSHGMTFYEKALEVVKSFDSFEKQFSQSAADSDEFSIASQHYDFLPPLITTFSKAHPEHKDFRIFESTTIQIFDEVAQGDSEIGIIYLNNQNRKGLLQRMEKLGLEFVELIPFKTHIYLAKTHPLAQKKSLVMDDLKDSPTVRFTQEKDEYLYYSENFVDTSDSPYVFYVTDRATLNGILERTDAYATGSGFLDSRSFNGITVIPLEDKLDNKMAYIKRRDKNLSACALKFIAVMKDYFEKFSPKVTK, from the coding sequence ATGAACATACAACAACTACGATATGTTGTAGCTATTGCAAACAGTGGGACCTTTCGTGAAGCGGCTTCTAAGCTTTTTGTCAGTCAGCCGAGTTTGTCAGTAGCTATTAAGGACCTTGAAGGTGAATTAGGGTTTCAAATTTTTACACGTACAACGACAGGTGCTGTTTTAACGAGTCATGGAATGACCTTTTATGAAAAAGCATTGGAAGTTGTTAAGAGTTTTGACTCGTTTGAAAAGCAATTTTCCCAATCGGCCGCAGACTCAGATGAGTTTTCTATTGCTAGTCAACACTATGATTTTTTACCGCCTTTGATAACAACCTTTTCTAAGGCGCATCCTGAGCATAAGGATTTTCGAATTTTTGAGTCAACAACTATTCAAATTTTTGATGAGGTGGCTCAAGGTGATAGTGAGATTGGGATTATTTATTTAAATAATCAAAATCGCAAAGGGCTTTTACAACGTATGGAAAAATTAGGCTTGGAATTTGTCGAGTTAATCCCTTTTAAGACTCATATTTATCTGGCTAAGACTCACCCTTTGGCACAAAAGAAAAGTCTTGTGATGGATGACTTGAAAGATTCGCCAACAGTTCGATTTACTCAGGAAAAGGATGAGTACCTTTATTATTCTGAGAATTTTGTTGATACCAGTGATAGCCCGTATGTTTTTTATGTGACCGACCGCGCTACCTTAAATGGCATTTTAGAGCGTACAGATGCTTACGCGACTGGCTCTGGTTTCTTAGATAGCCGTAGTTTTAATGGTATTACTGTTATTCCACTTGAAGATAAGTTAGATAATAAAATGGCTTATATCAAACGTCGTGATAAAAATTTATCGGCTTGTGCTTTGAAATTCATCGCTGTCATGAAAGATTATTTTGAAAAATTCAGTCCAAAGGTGACCAAATGA